A part of Cannabis sativa cultivar Pink pepper isolate KNU-18-1 chromosome 6, ASM2916894v1, whole genome shotgun sequence genomic DNA contains:
- the LOC133039275 gene encoding uncharacterized mitochondrial protein AtMg00860-like, protein MDLMNRVFKDVLDTFVIVFIDDILVYSRSEAKHEQHLRMVLQQLRDHKLYAKFKKCEFWLSQVSFLGHIFGKGGIMVHLGKVEAVKNWPRPKTVTEVQSFLGLAGYYRRFVEGFSKIAMPLS, encoded by the coding sequence atggatctcatgaatagggtattcaaggatgtCCTCGATAcctttgtaattgtatttatcgatgatattcttgtgtactctcggtcGGAAGCAAAACATGAACAACATCTTCGTATGGTTCTGCAACAACTCAGAGATCACAAACTCTATGCGAAATTCAAGAAGTGTGAGTTTTGGCTGTCCCAAGTATCTTTTCTGGGACATATTTTTGGGAAAGGTGGAATTATGGTGCACCTAGGAAAGGTTGaagcagtgaagaattggcctagaccGAAAACAGTTACTGAAGTGCAAAGTTTTCTCGGTTTGGCAGGTTACTATCGACGGTTTGTAGaaggattttcaaaaattgcaaTGCCATTATCTTAA